In Verrucomicrobiota bacterium, the genomic window CCATCCCGGCCAGGAGGTCCTCGTTGTAGCCGTCGCCGAGGCCGAGGCAGGCGGTGCGGATGCGGTCCTGCTCGAGTCCCGCCGCGGTGAGGCGCTGGACGGCGCCGGGTTCGACGATGCCGCAGTTGAGGTGGCCGTCGCTCAGGAGCAGCAGCCGGCGCGAGGCGGCCGGCGGCGCCTTGCGGAGTTCATCGCGGCCGAGGAGCCAGCCGCCCGAGAGGTTGGTGCTGCCGGCGTCGCGGATCCCCGAGATGGCGTGCTGCACGGCGGATTTGTCCTTCACCGCTTCCAAGGGCACGACGACCTGCGCCTCGGTGTCGAATACCACGAGGCCGAACTGGTCCCCGGCGCGGAGGTGTTTCACGGCGAGCGCGGCGGCCTGTCGGGCGTGGTCGAGCGGCGCGCCCGCCATGGACCCGCTGCGGTCGAGCACGACGCAGAAGGCGGCGGGCGCGGGCCGCGGCTGTGCAAGGGACTCCGCGGTGAACTTGAGCGCGAAGAACACTGGCGTGGGTTGGTTGGCGAGGATGGTCTGGTGGTCGAGATGGGATTCGATTTTCATAAACGGACTCTACCATGCCCCCTCGGACAAATGCGGTCCGAGCTGCGAGAAATCTCTCGAGCCGTCATGGGGCGGGATTTCACCGGGTTGGCCGAGGCCGGGAGTGCTCACGAATTCTGCTCCCGGCTCGCCGCATGGCGCCGCTGCAGGTCGTGAGGTAGATGTCGGGCATGTTGCTGGAGAACGTCCAGCGGATTCGTTGTGCCAGCGAAGGAAAGCCGTTCGTCGTGCAGGGTCGGGTGACGGATTCCGGATCAACGGGGGAGAAACACGAGGTCCGCCTGTCGCTGAATCGCCTGTCCGAGGTCGGCAGGAAGCAGGCGGGTGGATGCCTGAACCGCCGATTGCACGCCAGCCGGGAGCCCGGACACTCCAGTTCATCCGCCCACTTCAGCGCGCGCCTCGGCTGCGAGCGCGGTGCTGAGGTAGCGTTCGCCGGTCGAGGGGAGAATGGTGACGACCATCTTGCCCTTGTTCTCCGGGCGCCGGGCCACTTCGATGGCGGCCCAAACGTTCGCGCCGGAGGAAATACCGACGAGCAGGCCCTCCTCCTTGGAGAGCCGGCGCGCCATTGCGAATGCGTCGTCGTTGCTCACCTGCACGCATTCCGTGATCTGTGCGTTGCCCTGTGCGTCCTTGAGATGGAGGTTGTTGGGGACGAATCCCGCGCCGGTGCCTTGAATCTTGTGCGGTCCGGGCTTCACGGGCTGGCCGGAGAGCGTCTGCGAAATGACGGGCGAGTCCTTCGGCTCCACTGCGACGGCCGTGAAACTCGATTTGCGCGCGTGCAGGACTTCGTAGCAGCCGGAGATCGTGCCGCCGGTGCCGACCGCGGCGACAAGGATGTCCACCTTGCCGCCGGTGTCCTCCCAGATTTCGAGCGCGGTGGTCTTGCGGTGGACCTCGGGATTGGATGGGTTGTTGAACTGCTGCGGAATCCACGAGTTGGGGGTTTCCTTGGCGAGTTGCTCGGCGCGGGTGATCGCGCCTCTCATGCCCTCGGCGCCGGGGGTGAGCACAAGCTTGGCGCCGAGCATGGCGAGCAACACGCGGCGCTCGACGGACATGGTCTCGGGCATGGTGAGGATGAGCTTGTAGCCCTTGGCGGCCGCGACGAAGGCGAGTGCAATGCCTGTGTTGCCGGAGGTGGGCTCGATGATCACGGTGTCCTTCGTGAGCACGCCGCGGCGCTCGGCATCCTCGATCATGCTCATGCCGATGCGGTCCTTGACGGAGCCGAGGGGGTTGAAGAACTCGCACTTGACGAGCACGGCGGTGGACGAATCCACGCCGAGGCTCTGAGGGATGCGGTTGAGGCGCACGAGCGGTGTGCGGCCGATGGTTTCGACGATGTTGTTATAGATGCGGCCCATGGCGGTGAGCGTGGAGGTTCAGTGTCGCGTCAAGCGCCGCGGATTCTGGCCGAACGGGTGGACGCGGCAAGCGAGATTTTTGGTTTCGTCCTGGTTGCTGATGGCGGGAATGAAAACACGAGCATCGGCGAGACACGCGCGAAGCCTCGATAGCGCATCCACCCGCACGTTTTCACGCTTTTCCCCTGTGCGCGGGCCGTTCTCCGGGGAAGAAGACGATTGTGCTGACCCGGCTTACTCCGCGGCGGCCAGTTCCATGTCGCGCGTGTAGTAGAGAATGCGGCCGCAGTGGGGGCAGGTGTTGAGCTCGTCGGCGGTCCGGCACGCGATGAGCACTTGCGCGGGAAGTTTCATGTGGCAGCCGCCGCAAACCGCGTGGTCGATGCCGACGAGGACGTTGCCTCCGCGTTGCTTGAAGATCCGTTCGTATCGGTGCAGGACGGCTTCGTCCACCGCGGCCGCGAGGTCTCCGCGGCGGGCCTGCACTTCGGCGAGTTGCTGCTGCAAGTTGGTTTCCATCGAGGCCAGCGCGGACACGGCGACGTCGGCTTCCTTCCTGATCTCCCCGGCGGCCCGGTTGGCGGCGGCGATTTCGCGGGCGAGCGCGTCGGCCTGCTCCATGAGCTCGAGTTGGGCGTCCTCCAGCTTGGCGATCACTTCCTTGCAACCGTCGATTTCATGGGAGAGGGCGCGGTATTCCTCGTTCTTGCGGGTCTGGAGTTGTTGGGCGCCGTATTTCTCGATGAGCAGCTTCTTGGCGTCCACTTCGAGTTCGAGTTTCTTGCGCTCGGACTCGATCTTCTTGCCGCGCAGCTTCGTTTCGTCGAGGTTGGAATTCGCGGCAAGGAGCTTGGTTTGGGTGGCCGCGCGTTGCGGGGCGATGCCCGCGAGTTCGGTCTGCGTGCGCAAAATTCTGCGGTCGCAGTCCTGCAGGATCAGCAGCTTTTCAATCACGTCGTGCATTTGACTTCGTCCTTCGGTTCGCGAAAGTTATCGGCCGCGCAATGGCAAGTCAATGACCGCGGCTGCAGTTTGAACAAATCCGCGGCGCAACCATTCCAAACGGCAGTGAAACTCAAGACCATGAAACCTTTGCCCCAAGCTCTCCTGCTTCTCGCGCTCGCGTCCGCCCTCGCAGCGCCCGGTTCCGCGGCGGACAAACCGTCGCCCGCCCTCGAGATGGCGCGACAGTTGAACCAGGCCTTCATCGAAGTCGCCGACAAGGCGTCCGCGTCCGTCGTCGTCCTGCGCGTCGCGCACAAGCCCGGCTACCAGTCGCCCGAGGAGGAGGCCAATCCGTTGTGGGAGATGGTGCCGAAGGAATTCCGCAAACAGCTCGAAGACCAGATGGAGCGGCGCCGCCAGCGCCGGCAGCGCAGCAGCGAGCCGATCTTCGACGGGCAGGGTTCCGGCGTGATCATCCGCGAGGATGGCTACATTCTCACCAACCGCCACGTGGTGGACGGCGCGGAGAAGATCAAGGTGAAGTTGAAGGACGGCAAGGAATACGACGCCGAGATCAAGGGAGTGGACGCGCTCAGCGACATCGCCGTGATCAAAATCACCGCCAGGGGATTGCCGACGGCGAAGCTTGCCGATTCGGACAAAACGCGCGTGGGCGAGTTTGCGATCGCCATCGGTGCGCCGTTCGATCTGGATTACAGCGTCACGTTTGGCCACGTGAGCGCGAAGGGCCGCTCGCGGATCATTCCGAATTTCGTCGGGGGCAACCGCATGGATCA contains:
- the cysK gene encoding cysteine synthase A, whose product is MGRIYNNIVETIGRTPLVRLNRIPQSLGVDSSTAVLVKCEFFNPLGSVKDRIGMSMIEDAERRGVLTKDTVIIEPTSGNTGIALAFVAAAKGYKLILTMPETMSVERRVLLAMLGAKLVLTPGAEGMRGAITRAEQLAKETPNSWIPQQFNNPSNPEVHRKTTALEIWEDTGGKVDILVAAVGTGGTISGCYEVLHARKSSFTAVAVEPKDSPVISQTLSGQPVKPGPHKIQGTGAGFVPNNLHLKDAQGNAQITECVQVSNDDAFAMARRLSKEEGLLVGISSGANVWAAIEVARRPENKGKMVVTILPSTGERYLSTALAAEARAEVGG